Proteins from a genomic interval of Sphingobacterium sp. SYP-B4668:
- a CDS encoding SusC/RagA family TonB-linked outer membrane protein: protein MFKKSKLLFVAGILLLGHHPLLATTELSFLKWTAAQQAVRGKVVDESGNAIQGATVLLIGSTASAVTDDQGAFSIPAKIGDKLRITYLGYQSSEVRVDDLEIRIELSPNAHSLDEVIVVGYGTTTRRSVVGAVDQINAKAIENRPVANVTQALQGASPSLNIQQRSMDPNSNTLNINIRGISTMNNNSPLVVIDGLVSESGALNKLNPADIESVSVLKDAGTAAIYGSRSANGVLLVTTKSGVKNRAPRINLSAMAGIQDPKILFSPVAGYQNATLKNLALTNIGADPEFTPDQILDLYSHREEEEWNYDRIMQAALQQNHNVSISGGGEHSTYLFSGGYLNQRSNFVGNKDYGIERFNLRSNLSTEFGIFKLSSILAYSRNNGLSTTASNAIINSSRIPSYYYYRMQADNGRYLINNALTDQNPLAELREGGYQKNDNDYFNANIALDVKLMEGLKLRGVFGADINADHRFIRRIQVPLYSSVDAERPLVYVNSTRNTEDFNEKVSLLNYQLLLDYNRTFGDHEFKGLFGATNESNTRRQNEIKLKFTDPILGTPTTGTEIDLTSAVTPQRTEETNITSIIGRLNYAYAQRYFMEASFRYDGSSKFAKPSRWGFFPSLSLGWRLSEEGFMQSYKEEIGELKLRSSYGILGNQNIPAYQYLTRYIPISGSYGFDNKIANGAGFTFGNEDLRWEKTYNFNIGADASFFKNSLTASFDYFHKNTTDILITPTIPSTAGVDPAKTNIGKMTNQGWELVLNYRGNTGEFQHSVSANVGDSYNKVTYFEGKEQFSESDRIRKVIREGLPFNSYYGFKVQNYFQNIQEIETAALPVGVAASDLQPGDVRYVDRNSDGIIDSKDRFVLGNAFPRYTFGFTYDLRYKNFDFSMLWQGVGSRDMMVRGELVEPFHENYSYAIYQHQLDYWTPTNTSATWPRLTASGSTSTTNNYQTESDIFLFNGRYARLKNLQIGYSLPQSWTSKVKLQRARIFVNAQNLLTLTLNSWIDPESSEFNENMSGAANSARNYPTLKYYGLGLDIQF, encoded by the coding sequence ATGTTTAAGAAGTCGAAATTATTATTTGTTGCAGGTATATTGCTATTGGGGCACCATCCTCTTTTGGCAACAACCGAGCTTTCTTTCCTGAAATGGACGGCAGCACAGCAAGCCGTTCGCGGGAAAGTAGTCGATGAAAGCGGCAATGCTATTCAGGGAGCGACAGTGCTCCTTATTGGATCAACCGCCTCTGCCGTCACCGATGACCAAGGAGCTTTTTCAATACCGGCTAAGATAGGTGATAAACTACGTATCACCTATCTGGGCTACCAGAGCTCTGAAGTACGGGTCGACGACCTGGAGATCCGTATTGAGTTGTCTCCAAATGCGCACTCACTTGACGAAGTCATCGTTGTCGGCTACGGTACCACAACACGCCGATCGGTAGTCGGGGCAGTCGACCAAATCAATGCCAAGGCTATAGAAAACAGGCCAGTGGCCAATGTCACGCAGGCCCTACAAGGAGCTTCGCCAAGCCTAAACATCCAGCAACGTAGTATGGATCCCAACAGCAATACGTTGAATATCAATATCAGAGGTATTTCAACAATGAACAACAATAGCCCGTTGGTAGTCATCGACGGTTTGGTTTCCGAGTCCGGAGCTCTCAATAAGCTAAACCCAGCGGATATTGAAAGCGTATCGGTATTGAAAGATGCTGGTACCGCTGCTATATATGGCTCCAGATCCGCCAATGGTGTACTACTCGTAACTACTAAATCGGGCGTCAAAAATCGAGCTCCACGCATCAATCTGTCAGCAATGGCGGGTATACAAGATCCCAAAATCTTATTTTCACCTGTAGCGGGCTATCAAAATGCTACTTTAAAAAACCTGGCCTTGACCAACATTGGAGCCGATCCAGAATTTACACCAGACCAAATCCTAGATTTATATAGCCACCGGGAAGAAGAAGAATGGAACTATGACCGAATTATGCAGGCCGCATTACAGCAAAACCATAATGTATCTATATCCGGAGGTGGTGAGCATTCGACTTATCTTTTCTCGGGAGGGTACCTGAATCAACGCAGCAATTTTGTTGGCAACAAAGACTACGGCATTGAACGGTTCAATCTCCGTTCCAATCTTTCTACAGAATTTGGAATATTTAAGCTCAGTAGCATCCTAGCATATTCGCGAAACAACGGATTAAGTACAACTGCTAGCAATGCCATCATCAATTCATCCCGAATCCCGTCCTATTATTACTATCGCATGCAAGCTGACAATGGACGTTATCTTATCAACAATGCACTCACAGATCAGAATCCACTGGCCGAATTACGAGAAGGAGGATACCAAAAGAATGACAATGATTACTTCAATGCCAATATCGCATTGGATGTGAAGCTGATGGAGGGTCTGAAATTACGTGGAGTTTTCGGCGCAGACATCAACGCTGATCATCGTTTCATTCGCAGAATTCAAGTGCCACTATACTCAAGCGTTGACGCAGAAAGACCGTTGGTTTACGTCAATTCCACTCGCAATACTGAAGATTTTAATGAAAAAGTTTCCTTGCTCAATTACCAATTGTTATTGGACTACAACCGTACATTTGGCGACCACGAATTTAAAGGACTCTTCGGAGCAACAAATGAATCCAATACGCGGCGTCAGAATGAAATTAAATTGAAATTTACTGATCCTATATTGGGTACACCTACAACGGGCACGGAAATCGACCTAACAAGTGCAGTAACACCTCAAAGGACTGAAGAAACCAACATCACTTCTATAATTGGGCGATTAAACTACGCTTATGCTCAACGTTATTTTATGGAAGCTTCCTTCCGTTATGACGGGTCTTCAAAGTTCGCTAAACCGAGTCGTTGGGGCTTTTTCCCGTCGCTGTCACTTGGCTGGCGACTCTCGGAAGAAGGCTTTATGCAATCGTATAAAGAAGAAATTGGGGAATTGAAACTACGATCATCCTACGGGATATTAGGGAATCAAAATATCCCCGCCTATCAGTACCTAACAAGATATATACCTATATCCGGTAGTTATGGATTTGATAATAAAATTGCAAATGGTGCCGGATTTACCTTTGGTAATGAAGACTTACGTTGGGAAAAGACGTATAATTTTAATATAGGAGCTGATGCTTCTTTCTTTAAGAACAGCTTGACCGCTAGTTTCGATTATTTTCATAAAAACACGACAGATATCCTCATCACACCAACTATACCATCTACAGCAGGCGTTGACCCCGCTAAAACCAACATTGGAAAAATGACCAACCAAGGATGGGAACTCGTCCTCAACTATCGAGGAAACACTGGTGAATTCCAGCACAGTGTATCGGCAAATGTAGGAGATTCTTATAATAAGGTAACCTATTTCGAGGGAAAAGAACAGTTTTCAGAATCTGATAGAATCCGAAAAGTTATAAGAGAAGGCTTACCTTTCAATTCCTACTATGGCTTCAAGGTCCAAAACTATTTCCAGAATATTCAAGAAATCGAAACTGCCGCCCTACCAGTAGGTGTCGCAGCATCTGATCTTCAACCTGGAGATGTCCGATATGTGGATCGCAATAGCGACGGCATCATAGACTCAAAAGATCGATTTGTCCTCGGAAATGCTTTTCCACGTTATACCTTTGGCTTTACCTATGATCTTCGGTATAAAAACTTTGATTTCAGTATGCTGTGGCAGGGTGTGGGCAGTAGAGATATGATGGTACGCGGTGAATTGGTCGAACCTTTTCACGAAAACTATTCCTATGCCATCTACCAGCACCAATTAGACTATTGGACCCCAACAAACACTAGTGCCACTTGGCCACGATTGACTGCCTCGGGATCAACATCTACAACCAATAATTACCAAACAGAGTCTGACATTTTTCTGTTCAATGGTCGCTATGCACGCTTGAAAAATCTGCAAATCGGTTATTCATTGCCCCAGTCTTGGACAAGTAAAGTAAAGCTCCAGAGGGCTCGGATATTTGTCAATGCCCAAAACTTGCTGACTTTGACCCTCAATTCTTGGATTGATCCTGAATCTTCGGAATTCAATGAGAACATGAGTGGTGCAGCCAATAGTGCACGCAACTACCCGACATTAAAATATTATGGATTAGGTTTAGATATTCAGTTTTAA